From the genome of Amycolatopsis camponoti:
GGCGCGCGGGGACACGGTCGAGATCATCCCGGCGTACGAGGAGCTGGCGATCCGCGTCGAGTTCTTCGGCGACGAGGTCGAGAAGCTGTACTACCTGCACCCGCTGACCGGGGACATCGTCAAGGAGGTCGACGAGGTCCGGATCTTCCCGGCGACGCACTACGTCGCGGGCCCGGAGCGGATGGAAAAGGCGATCCAGGGCATCGAGAAGGAGCTCGAGGATCGCCTGGCGGAGCTGGAGAAGTCCGGCAAGCTGCTGGAAGCGCAGCGGCTGCGGATGCGCACGGCCTACGACATCGAGATGATGCGGCAGGTCGGGTTCTGCTCCGGCATCGAGAACTACTCGCGCCACATCGACGGCCGCGGGGCGGGCACGGCGCCGGCGACGCTGATCGACTACTTCCCGGACGACTTCCTGCTGGTCATCGACGAGTCGCACCAGACGGTCCCGCAGATCGGCGGCATGTACGAGGGTGACATGTCCCGGAAGCGGAACCTGGTGGAGTACGGCTTCCGGCTGCCGAGCGCGGTCGACAACCGGCCGCTGACCTGGGAGGAGTTCTCCGACCGGATCGGGCAGACGGTGTACCTCTCGGCGACGCCGGGGCCGTACGAGATGGGCCAGGCGGGCGGCGAGTTCGTCGAGCAGGTCATCCGGCCGACCGGCCTGGTCGACCCGAAGGTGGTCGTGAAGCCGACCGAGGGCCAGATCGACGACCTGGTGCACGAGATCCGCGAGCGCGCGGAAAAGGACGAGCGCGTCTTGGTCACCACGCTGACCAAGAAGATGTCCGAGGACCTCACGGACTACCTGCTGGAGCTGGGCATCCGGGTGCGCTACCTGCACTCGGAGGTCGACACGCTGCGCCGGGTGGAGCTGCTGCGGCAGCTGCGGGCGGGCGACTTCGACGTGCTGGTCGGCATCAACCTGCTGCGCGAGGGTCTCGACCTGCCGGAGGTGTCGCTGGTGGCGATCCTCGACGCGGACAAGGAGGGCTTCCTCCGGAGCGGAACGTCCCTGATCCAGACGATCGGCCGCGCGGCGCGAAACGTCTCGGGCGAGGTCCACATGTACGCGGACAAGATCACCGACTCCATGCGGCACGCGATCGAGGAGACCGACCGCCGCCGGGAGAAGCAGGTCGCCTACAACGTGGAGCGCGGGGTCGACCCGCAGCCGCTGCGGAAGAAGATCGCGGACATCCTCGACCGGGTGTACAGCGAGGCGGAGGACACCGAGCAGGTCTCGGTGGGCGGCTCGGGCCGCAACTCGTCGCGCGGCAAGAAGCCGGAGCAGGGCGACCGGGTGCGCAGCTCGGGGATGCTGGTGGACAAGGACGTGTCGGCCATGCCGCGCGCCCAGCTGGCGGACCTGATCCAGCAGATGACGGACCAGATGATGCAGGCGGCACGCGATCTGCAGTTCGAGCTGGCCGCTCGGCTTCGCGACGAGATCCAGGATTTGAAGAAGGAGCTGAGGGGCATGGACGCGGCCGGCATCAAGTAGGCGACACCCGGGGCCGGGGCCGGGGCCGGGGCCGGGGCCAGGGCCAGGGCATGTGGGGCGAGGGCCGGGCCGGTTGGGCCGGGGGAGGTTGGCGGGCCGGTGGGGCTGTGGGCTGAGCGGGGCAGTGGCCTGCTGGCGAGGTGGTGAGGCGCCGACCCGGTGGCCTTGTCCCGAGGTCGGCTACCCGCCGTCGGATAGCGTCGCTGGGGCAGCCGCGACGATGCCGCCGCCGAGTAGCGGCGCTGATCGGTGGCCTTGTTCCGAGGTCGGCTACCCGCCGTCGGATGGCGTCGCTGGGGCAGCCGCGACGATGCCGTCGCCGAGTAGCGGCGCTGATCGGTGGCCTTGTTCCGAGGTCGGCTACCCGCCGTCGGATGGCGTCGCCGGGGCAGCCGCAACGATGCCGTCGCCGGGCGGCGGCGCTGACCGGTCGCCTTGCCTGGTGGCCGGCTACCCGCCACTGGGTCAGCCGCGACGACGAGCGCTGCCGCCCAGCGGCGCGAGTGTTCCTCTGCCGGCCGTCGTCGGCGGCTCGTGCTTGGTCCGTCGTGCACTGAGGAGGCCTGAACCGTGAACATCGAAGCCGTCGTCGCCTACTGCCTTGGCAAGCCCGGGGCCGAGGAGACCTACCCCTTCGGTGACCACGTGCTCGTCGCCAAAGTCGGGGGCAAGGGCTTCGCCTTCATCAGGCAGGACGAGCCCGGCAGTGTCGCCCTCAAATGCGGTGCCAGCCGAGACGAAGCCGCCGAGGTCCGGGAACGGTACCCCGACTCCGTCACCGTCATGGACTACCTCGGCCGCTACGGCTGGAACCGCGTCGCGCTCGGCGCCGCTGTTCCCGGTGCCGAGCTCGAAGAGCTCATCGACGCCTCCTACGACGACGTCGTCCGGCGGCTGCCGAAGGCGAAACGTCCTTAAGACGGCGCCGGCGCTTCGGAGTCCGGTTGCAGCATGCCGAAGATGTTGCCTTCGGTGTCCTTGACGTACGCCAGCCACCCGACGCCCGGCACCGGGTTCTTCGGCAGCGCCAGCGATCCGCCCGCGTCGCTCACCGCGGCGAGGGACGCGTCGAGGTCGGCGACGTCGATCGTGTTCACGAAACCGTGCACCGGCGCTGATTCCGCGGGCGCCGGGCCGACCCGCGGCACGAGCCCGCCGTCGATGCCGTCACCCTCGCCGGTCGTGATCACCCAGTACGGGACGTCGCCCCAGCGCTCGAACTTCCAGCCGAACACCGCCGTGTAGAAGGCGACCGCGCGTTCGGGGTCGCCCGCGTGGATCTCGAAGTGGACGGGACGAGGCATGGGCGTCTCCTCGGGCCGGGGCCGTCAAGTCGACGTGAGACTACGCCCGGCCCGGGGAAACACAAGTCACAGCGGCGGCCGCGCCGAAAGGGTGACGTCGGTGTCGAAGTCCGGGAACCCGGCCGGGGCGCTCCTCGCCGTCAAAGCGGCCGCGGGAGGCAAGCCGGCCCAGCGGCGGACCGTCGCCGTCGCCGCGGCGGCGTCGGCCGCGGGCAGCTGCGCGATCTTCGAGCCGTGGTTGCCGCCCGGGACGTAGTAGCGGTACGAGTCGCGGCTGCCGAAGCCCAGCTCGAACGGCTCGGCGCCCCACGGGTCGTTCGAGCCGTACACGAACAGCAGCCGGGTGCCGCGGGACTTCACCCAAAAGTCGACGTCCGGCATCGCCAGGTAGTCGAACCGCGGCAGCTTGATCGACGCCGGCACGAACGTCTTCGGCTGGTCGGCGCCGGGGTAGCGGAGCAGGTCGCGCAGGTAGCCGTCGTAAGCCTCGGGGGAGCCCAGCTGGACCGCCGCCTGGTAGTAGTACGGGATGTACGGCGCCAGGTCCTGGTCGGAGTAGGTGTTGAGGCTCTCGACCTTTTCGTACCAGGCGTAGACGTCGGCCGCGGGCGCGCCCGGCGCCGGCACCGTCGCGCAGTCCGCCTGCTTCTGGTACTGCCAGAACGCGAAGTACGAGTCGATCACCGAGATCTCGAGGGACTTGTCGGCCGAGCCGACGATCGAGAACGTCAACCCGCGGCGAGCCGCGTCCGCCGCGGCGATCACGCCCAGTTCGTCACGCCGCTTCAGCGCGTCGCGCTGGATCGCCTTCAACGCGTCGCGGCAGCCCGGGTCGTTGCCGACGCGGGAGAGGAACCGGTTGTAGACGTCGAGCGGGTCGATGACGTCGTTGGGCGCGACGTACGGGATCGTCGCGTCGACGTCGTCGGGGAAGAAGCGCCGGAAGTACGTCGCGGTCATGCCGCCCTTGCTGCCGCCGGTGGCCAGCCACTTGCCCGGGTAGATCGCCTTGAACGCCTGCACCGCGCGGTGCTCGTCCGCGGCGGCCTGCCAGATCGTCAGCTGCTTCGCCCAGTTCTCCGGCTGGGGCCGCGACGGCGTGAAGTACCGGTACTCCATCGACAGCTGGTTGCCGTCGACGATCTGCGTCGGCTCCGACCGGTTCGGCGCGGTGCTGACGTTGTAGCCGCTGGTGAAGGCGACCGTCGGCGCGGCGAAGTCGCGGTGCAGCAGGGTGAACCGCTGCTGGAACGTGCCCGCGCCGGGGTGGCGGTGGTCGGCGGGCTGGGTGAAGGTCAGCTCGAAGAACCGGAACCCGGCCGGCGCCGGGTCCTCCTTGACGATCGTCAGGCCGGGGATCTTCCGCAGCGCGGCCTCGATGTCGGTCGACGCCCCCGCGGCGGGCGCGAGCCCCACCACGGCCAGCACGACCGCCGCGACGGCGGTGAACAGTCTGCGCATGGACGCACCCTCCCCGGCTTCGGATCCCACCGTGGGACCCTCACAGAACCGGCCGCGGTCGGCAATCGGCTGTCCGGGCGCAGAATCGGTCAGGTTCCGACTTTCGTCGGGTGGTGCGCGCGTCCTCATCCGTGCGCAACCGCGGGCACCGTGCGAGTTGTCCGGGTGATCAGCGCCACGTTACGGTCCGAAACCGTAGGCACCGGCATCGAGCGAGGGGTCCGCCATGAAGGTTTCCGACTGCCCTACGACGCAGGTCGAAGTCCGCATCGCCGCGCGACCGGCCGAGGTCTGGTACTGGCTGCTCGACATCGACCTGCCGGCCCGGTTCTCCACCGAGTTCCAGGGCGGCGGCTGGGTCGAGGGCACCGAGCCCGGCTTGGGCGCCCGGTTCCGCGGCCGCAACTCCCATCCCGTCGCCGGGGAGTGGGAGACGGTCTCGACGGTGACCGGCTACGAGCCCGAGCGGCTGTTCGCGTGGGCCGTGATGGACGTGGAGAACCCGGCCGCGTCGTGGCGCTTCGAGCTCGTCCCCGACGGCGACGGCACGATCCTGCGCCAGTGGGCCCAGATCGGCCCCGGCCCGTCCAACCTGACGACGATCATCGGCTCGATGCCCGAGCACGAGGAGGAGATCGTCGCGATGCGGCTGGGCGAGCTGCAGGGCAACATGCAGAAGACGGTCGAAGGCATCAAGGCCCTCGCCGAAACCGGTGTCCACGCCGCCTAGCGGAGCACCTTGTCCACATAGGACTTCACGGCGGCGAGCGCCGCGGGCGAGCGCCACAGCCGCTCCACCTCGGGGTCGTCGGTGTGGCGGTGCTCGGCGATCCGCTCGTGGAAGGGCTGGCGGATCTGGGCCTTGGTGTGCGCGAACGCCTCGGCGGGCAGCTCGCCGAGGCGGGTCGCGACGGCGAGCGCCCGGTCGAGCACGTTCTCCGGTGGAGCCAGCTCGTCGACCAGGCCGCGGGCGAGGGCGTCCTCGCCGCCGTACGTCGAACCCGAGTAGGTGAGCGACGGCAGCGGCGCGGTGCCGTAGGCGCAGCGCAGGATCTCCAGCGCGGCCAGCGGGAACGGCACCCCGACCAGCAGCTCGGTCACGCCGATGGTGCCGCTCCCGAGCACGCGGTGGTCGCAGGCCGCGGCGAGCACGGCACCGCCGGCGATCGCGTGCCCGTTCAGCGCGGCGACCACCGGACGCGGGAAGCCGAACACGGCCAGCAGCGCGTCGGACAGCAGCGGCAGGAACTCCGAAACGTACGCCGCGCCGCCGTCGTGGATCCGCTTGAGGTCGACGCCCGCGGAGAAGATGCGGCCGGTACCGGTGAGCACCACGGCGCGGGCTTGCGAGGCTTCCTCCAGCCGGAACACGAGCTCGCGGCAGGAGTCGCTGTCGAGGGTGTTCCCGCCGCCGTGGTCGATCCGCAGCACGGCGACGTCGTGGTGGCGCTCCAGGGTGATCGGCACGCGCCCGACCGTAACCGCTCAGGTTTTGCGGCTCAACCGGACGACACCGAAGTGCTCGCGGCGCACCAGCCGGGTGACCTCGTCGGAGGTCGGCAGCCGGCCGGCCGGGAACCGCAGGCCGATCTGCCGCGCGGCCCCGCGCCGCCCGAGTTCGGTGATCCGGTCCAGGTAGAGCCGCACCACGGCGGCCTCGTCGTCGACGAGCACGCCGCGCATCGGCGTGGTCCGCCCGGCGAACGTCACGTCGGCGTCCGCGCCACCGGTGAAGTTCAGCCGCCAGCCGGCGGGCGTGAGCACGTACGGCCCGCCGGCGTCGCGGTGCGCGGTCACCGGGACCCGATAGCGGCGTCCGGACCGGCGGCCGGTGAAGGCGAGCAGCATGAACTCGCGCACGCCGCGCCCGAGCGGGCTCGGCAGCAGCGCGCGAAGCACCCCGTTGAACGCCTTCACCAGCGGCGCGGGCGGCTGGTGGCCTTCGACCACGGCGGACATCAGCTGGTGATGTCCTTCCGGGCGAACCGCCGCCCCGCGTAGAGGAAGAACACCGTCCCGTAGATGACCGCCGAGAGCATGCCGCTCGCCAGGTTGGTCCAGTCGACGTCGGTCGAGATCAGGTCCATCCACGAGAACGCGTAGTGCGTCGGCAGGTAGTTGCGCAGACCCTCCAGCGCGGTGATCTGGTCCAGGATCTGCGACAGGATCGCCACCAGCACCGCGCCGCCGACCGCGCCGAGCGGGGCGTCGGTCGACACGCTCAGCGCGAGCGCCAGCCCGGCCACCCAGGCCAGCTGCAGGATGATGTACACAGTGGACAGTGCGATCGCCAGGAGGCTGTCGCCGAACGAAACCGCGTCGCCGGTCGGGCTGATCGCGTCGCCCGCGCCGTACCAGAGCACCCCGACGCCGAGCGACACCAGGGGCAGCAGCACCAGCGCCGCCGCCGACAGGAGCCCGGACACGATCGCCTTCTGCCGCAGCACCCGCTGCCGCGGCACCGGGATCGCCAGCAGGTACTTCAGGCTCGACCACGACGCCTCGCTCGCGATCGTGTCGCCGAAGAACAGCGCGACGATCATCGGCAGCAGGAACGTCCCCGACACGAACAGCGCCAGCACGACGAAGTTCGGCGCGGACGCCGTGGCCAGGTCGACGAACCCGCCGCTGCGCCGGTTCGGGTTCGACTGGCCGGCCTCGAACGCGAGCACCAGGATGAACGGCAGGATCGCGACGAACCCGAGCAGGAACTGCGTGCGCCGCCGCTTGAGCTGGCGCCGCAGCTCGACGCCGAGCCCCAGCGTCCGCCGGGCGGAGTAGCCCTCGACGGCGCCGTCCGGCCCGACCCCGGCGTGCTCGTGCGACGCGACGTCGCTCAGCTCGTCCAGCGCGTGCGGGTCGGTGTGCACACCCTCGCTCATGATTCCTCTCCGACCAGTTGCAGGAACGCGTCTTCGAGCCGGCGCCTCGGCCCGGCCTGCTCCACGGCGACGCCGGCGCGGACCAGGGCCGCGACCGCTTCGGCGCGCGGCAGCCCGTCGAGATCGGCGTGCACGAGGTCGCCGTCGACGTCGACCGAGGTGACCCCGCCGGCCGCCTTCAGCGCGGCGGCCGCCGCCTCCGGGTCGTCGACCCGGAACGTCGCCTCGCCGCCGGCCGCGGCCAGCTCGCCGACCTCGCCCGAGGCGACCAGCGCGCCGCGGTGCATGACCACGACGTGCGTGCAGGTCTGCTCGACCTCGGCCAGCAGGTGGCTGGAGACCACCACGGTGCGGCCGGTCGCGGCGTAGCGCTGCAGCACCTCGCGCATCTGGTGGATCTGGGGCGGGTCGAGCCCGTTGGTCGGCTCGTCGAGCACCATGAGCTCCGGCAGGCCGAGCATCGCCTGCGCGATCGCCAGCCGCTGCCGCATGCCCTGGCTGTAGGTGCGGACCCGGCGGTCCACCGCGGCGCCGAGCCCGGCGATCTCCAGCGCCTCGCCGAAGTGCGCCTTCTCCGCCGGTCGCCCGGTGGCCGCCCAGTACAGCTCGAGGTTCGCCCGGCCGGACAGGTGCGGCAGGAAGCCGGACCCCTCCACGAACGAGCCGATGCGCGAGAGCACCGGAGCGCCGCCGGTGATCTTGTGCCCGAAGACCCGGATGTGGCCCTTCGTCGGCGTGATCAGGCCCATCAGCATCCGCAGCGTGGTCGTCTTGCCCGCGCCGTTCGGCCCGAGCAGGCCGAGCACCTGGCCCGGCTCGACGCGGAAGGACAGGTCGTTCACCGCGACGAACCCGCCCGGGTACTCCTTGCGCAGCCCCTCGATGACCAGCGGGGTGGTGGCGAGCTCGGGGTCGATGTCGGTGGCCCGGCGGCGGCGCAGGGCCGCGAAGAGCACCGCGGCCCCGGCGATCGCCAGCGTCACGCCGATGCCGACGAGCTGCCCGACCGGAGCCGGCGAGCCGACGGACGTCCCGGGCACGACCGGCACGGCCAGAGCGGTGCCGCCGGCGAGCGCGACCCGGAACACCGCGGGGGCGGCCGGGGTCGCGAACGCCTGGTCGGTCGTGCCGACGACCAGGCGCAGCGAGTGGCCGCCCTCGATCGGCCGGACGATGCCGGGCAGCGTCACGGTGACGTCGACCGGCGTGCCGTCGGCCGGCAGCCCGCTCACCCGGAACGGGGCGATCGCGTTGGCCGGCAGTACCCGGGAGCCGTCCTGGCCGACGTCGTAGAGCTTCGCGAACAGCACCGCGTCCGGCTGCGGGTGTGCCGGGTCGGCGGCGACCCGCAGCCGCACGGTGGAGGAGCCGCTGACGACGATCTGCCCGTCGACCGGCGTGGTCGTGAACTGCGCGGCCTGGCCCGGCGGGTCGTTACTGAACAGCGCGCCCAGCCGCGACGTGCTGCTCGCGACGCCGTTGAGACCGGGGATCCCGCTCACGGCCGAGGGGTTCGCCCCGGCCGGGCGCACGATCGCCTGCGCGGGACCGGCCATCGCCAGCATCCGCCGCTCGGTGGCCGGGCCGGTCAGACCGGGGTAGGTGTCGGCGTTGACGGTGCGGACCGACGGCGTCCCGTTGGCGCGCAAGGTGCCCTGGACGTCGTAGCTGAACCCGGTGCCCGGGTCGCCGCCGTTCACCGCGGTCCAGAGGAAGTCGCCGATCTTGCCGCGCAGCTGCGGTCCCGGCTTGCCGCCGTCGTGGCCGCCGGTGTACCAGATCGTCCGCACCTTGCCGCCCGCCGCGGTGATCTGCCGCGCGCTGGCATCGGACTGGTCGAGGCCGAACAGGGTGTCGCTCTCGCCCTGGACCAGCAGGGTCGGGACGGTGATCTTGCCGGTCACCGACACGGGGGAGACGCGGCGAAGCAGGTCGACGCTCGCCTGGCTCGCCTGCCCGGTGGTGCCCAGCTCGGTGTAGGCGCGGCAGACGGCGGCGGTGAACCGGCCGCACGGGTCGGCCGGACCGCTCGGCCGGCCGCCGCCCGCGCCCGGGGGCACGGCGGGGACGGCCGCCGCGGCACCCCCGGCCGCGCCGGTGGACCCGGCGTCCGTCGGCTGCCCGGCTTCCGGCGCTTCGGCCGACGGCGAGCCGCTGGAGGCGGCGCCGGAGCCGGCCGAGAAGAAGATCCCGGCCCAGCTCTTCTTGAACACGCCGTCGGTCGCGAAGGCGCCGGCGGCCGGGGTGCCCGAAGCCTGGAGGCCGGGCGTGGCCGCGTTCGGGACCAGGCCCTGCGCGAGGTCGTTGTAGGTGATCACCGGGGCGATCGCGTCGACGCGCTTGTCCGTGCCGGCCAGCAGCAGCGAGAGCGCACCGCCGTAGGAAGCGCCGGTGACGGCGACCTTCGGGTCACCACCGGCGTCGGTGGTCACCTGGTGCTGCGCGACGAGCCGGTCGATCAGGCGGCTCGCGTCGGCGACCTCGCCGTCCGGATCGTTGAGCCCGATCTTGCCGGTGCTCTTGCCGAACCCGCGCGCGGACCACGTCATGACGACGAAGCCCTTCCTGGCGAGTTCGCGCGCGTCGTCGGCGACGCTGTTCTTGTCCCCGCCGAACCCGTGCGCGAGCAGCACCGCGGGTGCGGGCACGGTGGCGGGCAGGTAGGTGGTCGTGTCGATCTTGACCTGCTCCGCCGAACCGGGGGCGGCGGGCATGTCGATCAGCGCGTCCTGGGTGGGCACCGGCGCGGGCGCCGCGGGGCGCGTGATCCAGAAGACCGCACCGGCGGCCAGGACCACGACGACGGCGGCGAGCGCGGTGAGGCGGGCTCCGCGGGTGCGCGGGAGCGGGAGTCGGGGCACGAGGTGACCGTATGTGAACTTTCCTGAGAGTGTCCTCACCGGCTCACTTCGATCACACGCGCGTGACCGCCTGGTGGACCGAGGTGACCGAAATTACAGGACCAACCTGGTGACGTGCGCGATTCCAGCTGGCGCTGGGGAGGGGAGAACCGGCAAACTGGACGCGCTGTGAGGGGAGTATTCCTTCGCGGCGGTGTCGTCAGCACGGTGGCCTTGCGCCCCCGGCACCGTCGGCCGGTGTTTTCACCGGCGGGAGAGACCTCCGGTTAGTTGCTCATGCGCACTATCCGGAGGTTTCGGTTTCATGACTGTCCCCCTGTGGCTGTGGATCGCCACGATCGGTGGCCTGCTCGCGCTCATCGCGCTGGACCTGGTCATCGTCGATCGCAAGCCGCACGAAGTCACCACGGGGGAAGCCGCTCGCTGGGTGATCTTCTACGTCTCCTGCGCGGTGCTCTTCGGTGCCGGCGTGTGGTTCTTCGCCGGGCACGACCCGGGCGTCGAGTTCTTCACCGGGTACATCACCGAGTACTCCCTGAGCGTCGACAACCTGTTCATCTTCATGATCATCATGGCGTCGTTCAAGGTGCCCGCCATCCACCAGCACCGCGTGCTGCTGGTCGGCATCCTGCTCGCGCTGGCCTTCCGCAGCGTCTTCATCGCCGTCGGCGCCGCGCTCATCGCGCAGTTCGTGTGGGTGTTCTTCCTCTTCGGCGCGATCCTGGTCTGGACCGCGGTCAGCATGCTGCGCGGCAAGGGCGAGGACGAGGAGTACCACGAGAACGCCGTCACCCGGCAGGTCCGCAAGTTCGCCCCGGTGACCGACGACTACCACGGCCACCACTACACGGTGAAGCTGAACGGCAAGCGGATGATCACGCCGATGCTGCTGGTCATCGTGGCCATCGGCTCAGCGGATCTGCTCTTCGCGGTCGACTCGATCCCGGCGATCTTCGGCATCACGCAGGAGGCGTTCCTCGTCTTCACCGCCAACGCGTTCGCGCTGATGGGCCTGCGGCAGCTGTACTTCCTGCTCGGCGGCCTGGTGACGAAGCTGGTCTACCTGACCTACGGCCTCGCGGTGATCCTCGCGTTCATCGGCGCGAAGCTGTTCCTGCACGCGCTGCACGAGTACCACGTCGTGCCGGACTGGCTGGACATCAACAACTGGATCTCCCTCGGCGTCATCATCGTCGTGCTCACCGTGACCACGGTGGCGAGCTTGGCGAAGGCCCGGCGCGACGAGCGCAAGCAGGTCGCCGCGTAAGTCCCGACGAAGGTCGTTCGCAGCGCTAAGGATTTCCGGTACCGTCGGGGACGTGCGTCCTGCCGACATCGAAACCCTCGTCGTCCCCGGCCGTCCCGCGCTGCGCGGGAACCTGCTGCTCACCGCGCTGAAGAAGCCCGACCTCGAGACGAACGCCGCGCACAGCGCGCTGCGCCGCGTCTCGCTCGACGGTGGCGAGTCCGCGTGGACGCACGGTCCGCGCGACTCGGCGCCGTCGATCTCCCCGGACGGGCGCTGGGTGGCGTTCCTCCGCTCGGGAGAGGGCAAGGGCGCCGACGGCAGCCCGCAGCTGCACGTCATGCCGGCCGACGGGGGTGACGCGCGCCGCCTGACGTCGCTGCACCTCGGGGCCGGCGAACCCGCTTGGGCGCCGGACTCCCGACGGATCGCCTTCACCGCGCGCGTGCCCGAAGCCGGCCGCTACGGGACGGCGGACGCCGACGGCGAAACCCCGGAGCCGGCCGCCGAGGCCCCGCGCCGGATCACGCGCATGGACTACCGGATCGACGACCTCGGGTTCCTGCGCGACCGCGTGCAGCGGCTGTTCGTGGTCGACGCGCTGGCGGAGGATCTGGCGGAGCCCGAGCCGCTGACCGGCGACGGCTTCGACGTGACTTACCCGGCGTGGACCCCGGACGGCACCCGCGTCGTCTTCACCGCGCCGCCGGAGTGGGGTGCGGCCGAGAGCGACTTCCGCGACGTCTGCGCGATCTCCGCCGACGGTGGGGAGCCTGAGGTTCTCGTGCGGGGCGAAGGGTTCTCGGAGCGCCCGGTGTTCGGCGCCGACGGCACGCTGTTCTACTTCGGGCAGGACTTCGGCGAGCACCACGAAGCCGCGATGACCGGGCTCTACACGGCGGTACCCGAGTTCGGCGCCGGCCCGGTCAAGGCGCGCCGGCTCACCGACATCGAGACCGTCGACTGCGAGACCTCGGCGGGCCCGCCGGCGCCGCGCGAGGGCGACGTGCTCGTGGCCGTCCGCCACCGCGGCGCGGTGGAGCTGCGCGCGGTCGCCGTCGACGCCGCGGACGCCCCGCTGGCCGACCTGCCGGTGGTCTACGCGGACCGCACCGCCCTCCGGTCGTTCACCCTGGACGGCTCGGTGCTGGCGGCGGTGATCGCGACGCCGGACACCGCGGGCGAGGTCGTGCTGCTGCGGGACGGCACCCCACAGGTGCTGACGGACTACGCGAAGCCGGTGCGCGACAAGGGTATCCGGCCGATGATCGAGCTGGAGACCACGGCGCCGGACGGCTACCCGGTGCACGGCTGGCTGGTGCTGCCCGAAGGCGACGGCCCGCACCCGGTGCTGCGCGTGGTGCACGGCGGCCCGTTCACCCAGCAGGACTGGGCGGTGTTCGACGAGGCCCAGGTGTACGCGGCCGCGGGGTACGCGGTGGTGCTCGGCAACCCGCGCGGGTCGGCGGGCTACGGGCAGACCCACGGCCACGCGATCACGCACGGCTTCGGCACGGTCGACGTCGACGACGTCCTGGCGCTGCTGGACAAGGCCCTCGAACGCCCGGAGCTGGACTCCTCCCGCGTCGGCATCATGGGCGGCTCGTACGGCGGGTTCATGACGAGCTGGCTGGCGGCCCACCACAGCGAGCGCTTCAAGGCGGCGTGGAGCGAGCGCGCGGTCAACGCGTGGGACTCGATGGTCGGCAGCTCCGACATCGGCTACACGTTCGTCGACGCGTACATCGGCGCCGATCCGGCGGAGCAGCGCGCCCGTTCGCCGCTGTCGTACGCCGCGCAGATCAAGATCCCGTTCATGGTGGCGCATTCGGAGCAGGACTGGCGGTGCCCGCTGGAGCAGGGGCAGCGGATGTTCGTGGCGCTGCGCCGCGCGGGCGCGCCGGCGGAGTTCCTGCTGTTCCCCGGGGAAGGCCACGAGCTGTCCCGGTCGGGGCGTCCGCGGCACCGGGTGCAGCGCTTCGAAGCGATCCTCGAGTGGTGGGGGCGGCACCTGTAAGTGCGCGGCCTGGTCTGCTTCGACGTCGACGGCACGCTGGCCCCCGGCCCGAGCTCGTGCGCGTGGGTGGCCGCAGTGCTGGGACACGAGGCCGAGCTCGTGGCGGCCGAAGCGGCGTACGACGCGGGCCTGATGACCAACCAGGAGGCGTCGGTGATCGACGCGCGCGGCTGGGCCGGGCACACCGAGGCCGAGATCGGGGCCCGGCTGGCGTCCTTGCCGCTGGTCGAGGGGATCGCCGAGACGGTGGA
Proteins encoded in this window:
- a CDS encoding MmcQ/YjbR family DNA-binding protein, with the translated sequence MNIEAVVAYCLGKPGAEETYPFGDHVLVAKVGGKGFAFIRQDEPGSVALKCGASRDEAAEVRERYPDSVTVMDYLGRYGWNRVALGAAVPGAELEELIDASYDDVVRRLPKAKRP
- a CDS encoding SRPBCC family protein; its protein translation is MKVSDCPTTQVEVRIAARPAEVWYWLLDIDLPARFSTEFQGGGWVEGTEPGLGARFRGRNSHPVAGEWETVSTVTGYEPERLFAWAVMDVENPAASWRFELVPDGDGTILRQWAQIGPGPSNLTTIIGSMPEHEEEIVAMRLGELQGNMQKTVEGIKALAETGVHAA
- a CDS encoding ABC transporter permease yields the protein MSEGVHTDPHALDELSDVASHEHAGVGPDGAVEGYSARRTLGLGVELRRQLKRRRTQFLLGFVAILPFILVLAFEAGQSNPNRRSGGFVDLATASAPNFVVLALFVSGTFLLPMIVALFFGDTIASEASWSSLKYLLAIPVPRQRVLRQKAIVSGLLSAAALVLLPLVSLGVGVLWYGAGDAISPTGDAVSFGDSLLAIALSTVYIILQLAWVAGLALALSVSTDAPLGAVGGAVLVAILSQILDQITALEGLRNYLPTHYAFSWMDLISTDVDWTNLASGMLSAVIYGTVFFLYAGRRFARKDITS
- a CDS encoding VOC family protein, coding for MPRPVHFEIHAGDPERAVAFYTAVFGWKFERWGDVPYWVITTGEGDGIDGGLVPRVGPAPAESAPVHGFVNTIDVADLDASLAAVSDAGGSLALPKNPVPGVGWLAYVKDTEGNIFGMLQPDSEAPAPS
- a CDS encoding enoyl-CoA hydratase/isomerase family protein; amino-acid sequence: MPITLERHHDVAVLRIDHGGGNTLDSDSCRELVFRLEEASQARAVVLTGTGRIFSAGVDLKRIHDGGAAYVSEFLPLLSDALLAVFGFPRPVVAALNGHAIAGGAVLAAACDHRVLGSGTIGVTELLVGVPFPLAALEILRCAYGTAPLPSLTYSGSTYGGEDALARGLVDELAPPENVLDRALAVATRLGELPAEAFAHTKAQIRQPFHERIAEHRHTDDPEVERLWRSPAALAAVKSYVDKVLR
- the uvrB gene encoding excinuclease ABC subunit UvrB, translated to MAFATEHPVLAQSDFRPVSEIPRTGGRFEVVSDYQPAGDQPAAIDELERRVRAGEKDIVLLGATGTGKSATTAWLIERVQRPTLVMAPNKTLAAQLANELRELFPHNAVEYFVSYYDYYQPEAYIAQTDTYIEKDSSINDDVERLRHSATMNLLSRRDVIVVASVSCIYGLGTPQSYLDRSSMLKVGMQLDRDVFLRALVDVQYTRNDIAFARGTFRARGDTVEIIPAYEELAIRVEFFGDEVEKLYYLHPLTGDIVKEVDEVRIFPATHYVAGPERMEKAIQGIEKELEDRLAELEKSGKLLEAQRLRMRTAYDIEMMRQVGFCSGIENYSRHIDGRGAGTAPATLIDYFPDDFLLVIDESHQTVPQIGGMYEGDMSRKRNLVEYGFRLPSAVDNRPLTWEEFSDRIGQTVYLSATPGPYEMGQAGGEFVEQVIRPTGLVDPKVVVKPTEGQIDDLVHEIRERAEKDERVLVTTLTKKMSEDLTDYLLELGIRVRYLHSEVDTLRRVELLRQLRAGDFDVLVGINLLREGLDLPEVSLVAILDADKEGFLRSGTSLIQTIGRAARNVSGEVHMYADKITDSMRHAIEETDRRREKQVAYNVERGVDPQPLRKKIADILDRVYSEAEDTEQVSVGGSGRNSSRGKKPEQGDRVRSSGMLVDKDVSAMPRAQLADLIQQMTDQMMQAARDLQFELAARLRDEIQDLKKELRGMDAAGIK
- a CDS encoding S28 family serine protease, translating into MRRLFTAVAAVVLAVVGLAPAAGASTDIEAALRKIPGLTIVKEDPAPAGFRFFELTFTQPADHRHPGAGTFQQRFTLLHRDFAAPTVAFTSGYNVSTAPNRSEPTQIVDGNQLSMEYRYFTPSRPQPENWAKQLTIWQAAADEHRAVQAFKAIYPGKWLATGGSKGGMTATYFRRFFPDDVDATIPYVAPNDVIDPLDVYNRFLSRVGNDPGCRDALKAIQRDALKRRDELGVIAAADAARRGLTFSIVGSADKSLEISVIDSYFAFWQYQKQADCATVPAPGAPAADVYAWYEKVESLNTYSDQDLAPYIPYYYQAAVQLGSPEAYDGYLRDLLRYPGADQPKTFVPASIKLPRFDYLAMPDVDFWVKSRGTRLLFVYGSNDPWGAEPFELGFGSRDSYRYYVPGGNHGSKIAQLPAADAAAATATVRRWAGLPPAAALTARSAPAGFPDFDTDVTLSARPPL